One part of the Hydra vulgaris chromosome 01, alternate assembly HydraT2T_AEP genome encodes these proteins:
- the LOC136075223 gene encoding uncharacterized protein LOC136075223, whose amino-acid sequence MISDNLAVICKHIPREFSRKPRSLLEYKKWKATELRQFLLYTGPVVLKNVLKDTVYSNFLDLSVAIRILLSPNLLSKNLDYAEQLLKYFVVTFSKLYGENQLVYNIHSLIHLPSDAKRYGVLDNVSAFRFESYLGRLKKLVCKPQNPTGQVVRRIIEGHSNINQDTSNKKEPILKKIHLDGPMPVEYQSYIQFKHYHGPDYFVSTSIGDNCFKVENKLGIVKNILHNSTFAEPNEALVVFEEFEDMELFFSDPVSSISLAIYFVTKLTGIRRTFPIASLMTKYILLPFKQGFVALPQMHFS is encoded by the coding sequence ATGATATCTGACAACTTAGCTGTTATTTGTAAACACATCCCAAGAGAGTTTTCACGAAAGCCACGATCtcttttagaatataaaaaatggaaagcgACTGAATTAAGACAATTTTTATTGTACACTGGGCCTGTTGTCTTAAAAAATGTCCTAAAAGACACAGTTTATTCAAATTTCCTTGATTTGTCTGTTGCCATACGAATATTGCTCAGCCCAAATTTGTTGTCAAAAAATCTTGACTATGCCGAACAactattaaaatactttgtggTCACATTTTCAAAGTTATATGGTGAAAATCAACTTGTATATAATATCCATTCTTTAATACATTTACCAAGTGATGCTAAACGCTATGGTGTTCTTGATAACGTGTCAGCGTTTAGATTTGAAAGTTACCTAGgaagattgaaaaaattagtttgcAAGCCTCAAAATCCAACTGGTCAAGTGGTACGCCGAATTATTGAAGGGCACTCCAACATCAATCAAGACACTTCCAATAAAAAAGAACCAATCTTGAAGAAAATTCATTTAGATGGTCCTATGCCTGTTGAATACCAATCTTATATCCAATTCAAACATTACCATGGACCTGATTATTTTGTTTCCACATCAATTGGAGATAATTGTTTCAAGGTTGAAAATAAGTtaggaattgtaaaaaatattttgcataattcCACCTTTGCTGAGCCTAATGAAGCTTTAGTTGTGTTTGAAGAGTTTGAAGATATGGAACTATTTTTTTCAGATCCAGTTAGTTCCATTTCGCTTGCAATATACTTTGTTACCAAACTTACTGGCATAAGACGAACCTTTCCTATTGCTAGTCTCATGACCAAGTATATTCTACTCCCTTTTAAACAAGGATTTGTTGCTTTACCTCAAatgcatttttcataa
- the LOC136075224 gene encoding uncharacterized protein LOC136075224: MLQSIMRQINTPQVEKDNEMPTGIHLPISSIKDMDDLEEQLKDRSIKRTLTCIVSNIGGSSLDDAIKRMMKFVLSNNLGRLCNLSGQSGKVCFSKLEIFEVVCGAVKRNALTANATQKEIEVELRKWFFNARDRGQDSRKKKSLSDNADLLLSKI; encoded by the exons ATGTTGCAATCCATTATGCGACAAATAAATACACCTCAGGTGGAAAAAGATAATGAAATGCCTACAGGCATTCACCTTCCAATTTCCAGTATTAAAGATATGGATGATTTGGAGGAGCAGTTAAAAGATCGATCAATCAAGAGAACATTG actTGTATTGTGTCTAATATTGGTGGAAGCTCATTGGATGATGCCATCAAAAGAATGATGAAATTTGTTCTGTCTAATAATCTTGGAAGATTGTGCAATCTCTCTGGACAGTCTGGAAAAGTATGTTTTTCAAAACTGGAAATATTTGAAGTAGTCTGCG GTGCAGTTAAAAGAAATGCATTGACAGCTAATGCAACCCAAAAGGAGATAGAGGTCGAGTTGCGCAAATGGTTTTTCAACGCCCGAGATCGAGGCCAAGACAGccggaaaaaaaaatctttatcagATAATGCTGATCTGTTGTTatcaaaaatatag